The Euphorbia lathyris chromosome 2, ddEupLath1.1, whole genome shotgun sequence genome includes a window with the following:
- the LOC136217735 gene encoding mediator of RNA polymerase II transcription subunit 28 has protein sequence MAMDQQQQQRQLDTPQLQSPSQQTQQPAREDMIDCVMALEAALLPCLPARELQAIDRSPHPSHQIDVERHARDFMEAAKKLQLYFIGLQREDQPTVAETLRKEIATMEDELKLKDELIKKQERLIRGWRMELNEQLEKHKTELERV, from the exons ATGGCTATGGATCAGCAGCAACAACAACGACAACTAGACACACCGCAGCTGCAATCACCCTCGCAGCAGACGCAGCAGCCAGCTAGGGAAGACATGATTGATTGTGTGATGGCCTTGGAGGCCGCTTTGCTTCCTTGCTTGCCTGCCAGAGAGCTACAAGCCATTGACCGTTCTCCCCACCCTTCTCATCAGA ttgATGTGGAGAGGCATGCCAGAGATTTCATGGAGGCTGCTAAGAAGCTTCAACTCTATTTTATTGGTCTACAACGTGAAGATCAACCAACTGTAGCTGAAACATTGAGAAAG GAAATCGCTACGATGGAAGATGAACTGAAGTTAAAGGATGAGCTTATTAAAAAACAAGAGAGGCTAATCCGAGGATGGAGGATGGAGTTGAATGAGCAATTGGAAAAACACAAAACTGAATTAGAAAGGGTTTAA
- the LOC136217734 gene encoding U1 small nuclear ribonucleoprotein A encodes MALLEQKNAPDVNNVSAGNETSPNMTIYINNLNEKIKIEELKKSLHAVFSQFGKILEILAFKTLKHKGQAWVVFEDVLSASNAIRQMQSFPFYDKPMRIQYAKTKSDVVAKADGTFVPREKRKRHEEKGKKKKEQHDANQLGTGMAPAYAGAYGSTPPLSQIPYPGGAKSMVPEAPAPPNNILFIQNLPPETTPMMLQMFFQQYSGFKEVRMVEAKPGIAFVEYGDEMQSSGAMQGLQGLKISQNPMLITYAKK; translated from the exons ATGGCGTTACTGGAGCAAAAGAATGCGCCAGATGTGAATAATGTCAGTGCAGGCAACGAAACCTCTCCCAACATGACCATTTACATCAACAATCTCAACGAGAAAATTAAAATCGAAG AGTTGAAGAAATCGTTGCACGCTGTGTTCTCGCAATTCGGGAAGATATTGGAGATTCTGGCTTTTAAAACTTTGAAGCATAAAGGGCAAGCTTGGGTTGTTTTCGAGGATGTTCTATCAGCCTCAAATGCTATAAGGCAGATGCAATCTTTCCCCTTTTATGACAAACCCATG AGAATACAATATGCAAAAACTAAATCAGATGTCGTTGCAAAGGCTGATGGCACTTTTGTTCCAAGAGAAAAACGGAAGAGACATGAAGAGAAAG gtaagaagaagaaagagcagCATGATGCCAATCAATTGGGGACGGGTATGGCTCCTGCTTATGCTGGTGCTTATGGATCAACACCTCCG CTATCACAGATACCTTATCCAGGTGGCGCAAAATCTATGGTTCCTGAGGCTCCAGCTCCACCAAATAACATCCTGTTTATCCAAAATCTTCCCCCCGAGACAACTCCAATGATGCTGCAAATGTTCTTCCAGCAGTATTCTGGTTTTAAGGAGGTTAGAATGGTGGAAGCGAAACCCGGGATCGCCTTTGTAGAGTACGGAGATGAGATGCAGTCATCAGGCGCAATGCAGGGACTTCAAGGTTTAAAGATATCACAAAATCCTATGTTAATTACTTATGCCAAGAAATAG